One window from the genome of Myxococcales bacterium encodes:
- a CDS encoding DUF692 family protein, translating into MVDSANLAPTPRIKAGLVLMSSADWLAAASDLLIGDHVDAVEWSWDTETPHAPWALELVDYFAGRRALYAHGVMYSPFSAEFEPRQREALAKTSAWRQLPLAVHITEHVGFMTIVGMQRGAPLPAPPCRASITAARDQLHRLADAVGRPVGLENLAMAISGADVALQGDLIEELLVSDDAPFVLDVHNLYCQAVNFALPPLSLLHALPLHRVREIHVSGGRMHALPNGLVRRRDTHDHLVPDEVWELLAASLPFCPRVEVVMLERLAGTLSACPGDLSADFFRMKHVIETVVDGGANPRSTLPSSQLDGYATSRAPLPGPSDVAELRGYQRALVRALSAIPQASPVDAAAVRAALAAEAPGFSVYVETIDDNMLAIAHAAFSRWSRERET; encoded by the coding sequence ATGGTGGACTCGGCCAATTTGGCGCCAACGCCCCGCATCAAGGCGGGCCTCGTGTTGATGTCGAGCGCCGATTGGTTAGCCGCTGCGAGTGATTTGCTGATAGGCGATCACGTCGATGCCGTCGAGTGGAGCTGGGATACCGAGACGCCACATGCGCCATGGGCGCTCGAGCTCGTCGATTACTTCGCCGGCCGTCGCGCGCTATATGCGCACGGCGTGATGTACTCGCCATTTTCTGCCGAGTTTGAACCCAGGCAGCGCGAGGCCTTGGCCAAGACGAGTGCCTGGCGGCAATTGCCGCTAGCCGTCCACATCACCGAACACGTTGGCTTTATGACCATCGTCGGCATGCAGCGCGGCGCCCCACTGCCCGCGCCGCCGTGCCGCGCGTCCATCACCGCGGCGCGCGACCAGCTGCATCGCCTTGCCGACGCCGTGGGACGCCCGGTCGGCTTGGAAAATTTGGCCATGGCCATCTCGGGCGCAGATGTCGCGCTGCAAGGCGACCTCATCGAGGAACTGCTCGTCAGCGACGATGCGCCCTTTGTGCTCGATGTGCACAATTTGTACTGTCAGGCGGTCAATTTCGCGCTGCCGCCGCTCTCGCTTTTGCATGCACTTCCACTGCACCGCGTGCGCGAAATCCATGTCTCCGGAGGGCGCATGCATGCCCTGCCAAACGGCCTCGTGCGGCGGCGAGATACCCACGACCACTTGGTTCCCGACGAAGTGTGGGAGCTCTTAGCTGCGAGCCTGCCCTTTTGCCCACGTGTCGAAGTAGTGATGCTGGAACGTTTAGCTGGCACCCTTAGCGCCTGCCCCGGCGACCTAAGCGCAGATTTTTTTCGCATGAAACATGTGATCGAAACCGTCGTCGACGGCGGCGCAAACCCGCGCTCAACCTTGCCGAGCTCGCAACTTGATGGCTACGCGACCTCGCGCGCCCCATTGCCGGGACCGTCTGACGTCGCCGAGCTGCGGGGCTATCAGCGCGCCTTGGTACGCGCCTTGTCAGCCATCCCGCAAGCGTCGCCCGTCGATGCCGCGGCCGTCCGGGCGGCGCTAGCTGCCGAGGCGCCCGGCTTTTCCGTGTATGTCGAAACGATAGACGACAATATGTTGGCGATCGCCCACGCCGCGTTCTCGCGATGGTCGCGGGAGCGCGAGACCTGA
- a CDS encoding DUF4178 domain-containing protein — MTAACPTCGAPVEFRYDDSFVRVCGSCRSSVLRTDRGVETLGQFADLTPLASPFWLFAGGAIEGVAFQIEGRVQIRHAAGGVWQEWFAKFADGRWGWIAEAQGRFFVTFEAHGAAALPAFDLLRPGASVDVLVPVRGSAKATPATFYVAEFGAATYIAGQGELPFRVAAGESYRFADLSDGTGRFASIDYGAAGHAKPTLFVGRELGLAEFNLPGSAPAAAPGSPTLRARKLACPQCHGSIELQNPDASLRVGCPYCGALLDCEGDLKILAKFGGKRIKPLLPLGTHARFEGEKFAIIGYMRRAAVVDRTEYPFDEYLLHHPAKGYRWLVCADGHWSYVSPLDPGSVRGDLNPSALGATFKHFSTALVAVKFVVGEFYWRVAVDDQVLASDYIAPPYMLSKEAVANEVTWSLGRYLTADELRTALAQPKLVLPRADGVAPNQPFRHQRAKRATGVAVLIFLVTALLLGMVVSRSTQHEEWLTTQPDPEGRAVAFSKPFTIKANRNIRVRLEAPVSNSWLAIGGDLLNDASGELDAFDAEVAYYSGVDGGESWSEGSRAANIFIGSRPAGSYVLRVETEGPPGQPGLPVRAIVTQGVFRTIHFFLAFLVVGVPWLILWVMSLRFEHLRKVGSDAGSPWTEFFDDSDDE, encoded by the coding sequence GTGACCGCGGCCTGTCCGACGTGTGGCGCGCCGGTCGAATTTCGCTACGACGATAGCTTTGTCCGCGTCTGCGGCTCGTGTCGGTCGTCCGTTTTGCGGACAGATCGCGGCGTCGAAACCCTCGGCCAGTTTGCCGATTTGACGCCGCTTGCCTCCCCGTTTTGGCTTTTTGCCGGCGGCGCGATCGAGGGCGTGGCGTTTCAGATCGAAGGGCGCGTGCAAATTCGCCATGCCGCGGGCGGCGTGTGGCAGGAGTGGTTTGCAAAGTTCGCGGATGGTCGGTGGGGTTGGATCGCCGAGGCCCAGGGGCGTTTTTTCGTCACCTTCGAGGCCCACGGTGCCGCCGCGCTGCCGGCGTTCGACCTGCTGCGGCCCGGCGCCTCCGTCGACGTGCTCGTGCCCGTGCGCGGCTCGGCCAAGGCGACGCCCGCCACCTTTTATGTCGCTGAATTCGGCGCCGCTACCTATATCGCCGGACAAGGTGAGCTGCCCTTTCGCGTCGCGGCAGGCGAGAGCTATCGCTTCGCTGACCTTAGCGATGGCACCGGGCGGTTTGCATCGATCGATTACGGCGCCGCCGGCCACGCCAAGCCGACGCTATTTGTCGGGCGCGAGCTGGGGCTGGCAGAGTTTAACCTCCCGGGCAGCGCGCCCGCGGCCGCGCCCGGTTCGCCGACCTTGCGCGCGCGCAAATTGGCGTGCCCACAGTGCCATGGTTCGATCGAGCTGCAAAACCCAGACGCCTCGCTGCGGGTCGGTTGCCCGTATTGTGGCGCGCTGCTCGATTGCGAGGGCGATCTAAAGATTCTCGCCAAGTTCGGCGGCAAGCGCATCAAGCCGTTGCTGCCACTTGGCACCCACGCTCGCTTTGAGGGCGAAAAATTTGCGATCATCGGCTACATGCGGCGCGCGGCCGTGGTCGATCGCACCGAGTACCCATTTGACGAATACCTGCTGCATCATCCGGCCAAGGGCTATCGCTGGCTGGTGTGTGCGGATGGCCATTGGAGCTACGTGTCGCCGCTCGATCCGGGCAGCGTTCGAGGTGATCTCAATCCCTCGGCCTTGGGCGCGACGTTCAAACACTTTTCGACCGCCTTGGTGGCGGTGAAATTTGTCGTCGGCGAGTTCTACTGGAGAGTCGCCGTCGATGACCAGGTACTGGCGTCGGACTACATCGCGCCGCCGTATATGTTGTCAAAAGAAGCCGTCGCCAACGAAGTCACCTGGTCGCTCGGGCGTTATCTCACCGCCGACGAACTGCGCACCGCGCTCGCGCAACCAAAGCTAGTGCTGCCGCGGGCCGATGGCGTCGCGCCGAATCAGCCATTTCGGCATCAGCGCGCTAAGCGCGCCACCGGCGTGGCGGTGCTGATCTTCTTGGTGACCGCGCTGCTGCTTGGCATGGTGGTCTCACGCAGCACGCAGCACGAGGAGTGGCTGACCACGCAGCCCGACCCTGAAGGCCGCGCCGTCGCGTTTAGCAAGCCGTTTACGATCAAGGCCAATCGCAACATTCGGGTTCGCCTCGAAGCCCCGGTAAGCAACTCGTGGTTGGCCATTGGCGGCGATCTGTTAAACGATGCCTCGGGTGAGCTCGATGCGTTTGACGCCGAGGTCGCATACTACAGCGGCGTCGATGGCGGCGAGTCGTGGTCCGAAGGCAGCCGCGCCGCCAATATCTTCATTGGCAGTCGACCGGCGGGCAGCTACGTCTTGCGCGTCGAGACCGAGGGTCCGCCGGGACAACCCGGCCTGCCGGTGCGGGCCATCGTAACGCAGGGCGTATTTCGGACGATCCATTTCTTCCTCGCCTTTTTAGTCGTCGGCGTGCCGTGGCTTATTCTGTGGGTTATGTCGTTGCGCTTTGAGCATCTGCGCAAGGTGGGTTCCGACGCCGGCAGCCCGTGGACCGAATTTTTTGACGACTCGGACGATGAGTAG
- a CDS encoding peptide ABC transporter substrate-binding protein encodes MNQSLVAAVLAGGLLGGAAGCGLPEGDYLGKIPKPSDIDPGHLRWCNSGEPESLDPAMASTTTAIKLVFAMFDGLINYDLHGNPVSPGLAASWEASADQRRFTFHLRQGATWTDGTPITAYDAAYSIVRVLHPLTASPNSKAATYFKNGDAFAANAVRVVMNDVDGLAAGALVTIEGIGADAGADPAATAWATAKDRPDPNTRTGSSRLALRDLGAPVSAAYATLAPGSKITIIEISGRRATLPSPGDGGTPWAYVHAARGSDAIYGWVPLSDLDGAPNADVVYRVKAVAPNQLPGDYDPAAVARDTIHRVRGADLLMLPETLGMSVPDPFTLVLETPDPTPFLFDQIVHRAFRLTPRHAVSRAPTRWFNPRYTKDVVSSGPMRIASWRERDYVQLVRWPSYWDNASTKLDKLTAYSIDDQVASVNFYISGGCDATTTNNVPASYIPIVNGERRGGRAYKDYFVARYLGIYFILVNNEKLNNRHLRRALALAIDRAQLPRITKAGETPSAQLTPGVPISQMSEADRALCGVTADTPGIASIIEPGKYCYVPPPGLDFNPAQAKLELELARKEMGAAFPKTIVYKYNSGVEQHKLIAEFLQEQWREHLGMATTLESQEWKVYIADTRQGNYELGRFGNIMNFADPEPQMLSNFMCKSPDNRLKYCDPAYEDVMGQARREPDRAKRLLLARQAEAMLLDAGAIIPLLVYTQKTLQMPYVKDLAITFNDQSPIQKAYLDPNWQSAVTP; translated from the coding sequence ATGAATCAAAGCTTGGTGGCGGCGGTGCTCGCCGGTGGCCTGCTAGGTGGCGCGGCCGGCTGCGGACTTCCCGAGGGCGACTACCTCGGAAAAATTCCTAAGCCGTCGGATATCGATCCCGGCCATCTGCGTTGGTGCAACAGCGGCGAGCCCGAGTCGCTCGATCCGGCGATGGCGTCGACCACCACCGCGATCAAGCTTGTTTTCGCGATGTTCGACGGGCTCATCAACTATGATCTACACGGCAACCCGGTCTCACCCGGACTTGCCGCGTCGTGGGAAGCCAGCGCCGATCAACGACGCTTCACATTTCATTTGCGCCAGGGCGCGACCTGGACCGATGGCACACCAATTACCGCCTACGACGCCGCGTATTCAATTGTCCGCGTGTTGCATCCGCTCACCGCCTCGCCCAATTCCAAGGCCGCGACCTATTTCAAAAACGGAGATGCCTTCGCGGCCAATGCGGTGCGGGTGGTAATGAACGACGTCGACGGGCTCGCGGCCGGCGCGCTGGTCACCATCGAAGGCATCGGCGCGGACGCGGGCGCGGATCCCGCCGCGACGGCTTGGGCGACCGCGAAAGATCGCCCTGATCCAAATACGCGAACTGGGAGCTCGCGCTTGGCCTTGCGCGACCTCGGCGCACCGGTGAGCGCGGCGTACGCCACGCTTGCACCTGGCAGCAAGATTACGATCATTGAGATTTCTGGCCGCCGGGCCACCTTGCCGTCGCCTGGCGATGGCGGCACGCCTTGGGCCTATGTGCACGCGGCGCGCGGCAGCGATGCCATCTACGGCTGGGTGCCGCTGAGCGACCTCGATGGCGCGCCCAACGCCGACGTCGTGTATCGCGTCAAGGCGGTGGCGCCGAACCAATTGCCCGGTGACTACGATCCGGCTGCGGTGGCCCGCGACACCATTCATCGCGTGCGCGGTGCCGACTTGCTCATGCTTCCCGAGACGCTCGGCATGTCCGTACCCGATCCGTTCACGCTGGTGCTTGAAACCCCCGATCCAACGCCCTTTCTATTCGACCAGATCGTTCACCGCGCGTTTCGCCTGACGCCGCGCCACGCCGTTTCCCGAGCCCCGACGCGTTGGTTCAATCCGCGTTACACCAAAGATGTCGTCAGCTCAGGCCCGATGCGCATCGCCTCCTGGCGCGAACGCGACTACGTCCAGCTCGTGCGCTGGCCGAGCTATTGGGATAATGCGAGCACCAAGCTCGACAAGCTCACCGCGTATTCCATCGACGATCAGGTGGCGAGCGTCAACTTCTATATCAGCGGTGGCTGCGACGCGACCACGACCAACAATGTGCCGGCGTCGTACATTCCCATCGTCAATGGCGAACGCCGCGGGGGCCGCGCCTACAAGGACTACTTTGTCGCGCGTTACCTCGGCATTTACTTCATCTTGGTAAACAACGAAAAGCTAAACAATCGCCATTTGCGCCGCGCGCTCGCGCTGGCCATCGATCGCGCGCAGTTGCCGCGCATCACCAAGGCCGGCGAGACGCCCTCGGCGCAGCTAACGCCGGGTGTACCGATTTCGCAGATGTCCGAGGCCGATCGCGCGCTCTGCGGCGTCACCGCCGACACGCCAGGGATCGCCAGCATCATCGAACCGGGCAAGTATTGTTACGTGCCGCCGCCGGGGCTCGATTTCAATCCTGCGCAGGCCAAGCTCGAGCTGGAGCTCGCGCGCAAAGAAATGGGCGCCGCCTTCCCCAAAACGATCGTCTACAAATACAATTCTGGCGTCGAGCAACACAAGCTCATTGCCGAATTCCTGCAAGAGCAATGGCGCGAACATCTCGGCATGGCGACCACGCTCGAATCGCAGGAATGGAAGGTCTACATCGCCGATACGCGGCAAGGCAACTATGAGCTAGGGCGCTTTGGCAACATCATGAATTTTGCCGACCCGGAGCCCCAGATGCTTTCAAACTTTATGTGCAAGAGCCCCGACAATCGCCTCAAATACTGCGACCCCGCCTACGAAGACGTGATGGGGCAGGCCCGCCGCGAGCCCGACCGCGCCAAGCGGCTGCTCCTCGCGCGCCAGGCCGAGGCCATGCTGCTCGATGCGGGCGCGATCATTCCGCTCCTCGTTTACACGCAGAAGACGCTGCAAATGCCGTACGTCAAAGATCTAGCCATTACGTTCAATGACCAGTCGCCAATCCAAAAAGCCTATCTCGATCCTAATTGGCAGTCGGCGGTGACGCCATGA
- a CDS encoding ABC transporter permease: MSAAATTRATAPSPVIAGNSLWSDSFKRLRKNRMAVICSIFMIFMMLACFVGPWLAYHLAGLDPKIQDTANMAAPPSWQHWLGTDTLGRDMLVRVLDGGRIALSIGFVATFIAIIIGVTWGATAGYVGGKVDMVMMRIVDVLYGFPTLAFVIVLQATFGAKGTFVLFAVIGAISWLNMARIVRAQVLSLRHREFVEAARSLGANNERILFLHIVPNVLGVVIIYATLSMPHIMLTEAFLSYIGLGVQAPASSWGTLVTEGSAYVLAYPWLLIGPGVAMSSTIFALNFLGDGLRDALDPKSLKA, from the coding sequence ATGAGCGCCGCCGCGACAACCCGGGCGACCGCGCCGTCGCCCGTCATCGCCGGCAATTCGCTGTGGTCCGACAGCTTTAAGCGCCTGCGCAAAAACCGCATGGCCGTGATTTGCAGCATCTTCATGATTTTCATGATGCTCGCCTGCTTTGTCGGCCCGTGGCTGGCGTACCACCTCGCCGGCCTCGATCCAAAAATCCAGGACACCGCCAACATGGCCGCGCCGCCGTCGTGGCAGCACTGGCTCGGCACTGACACGCTCGGCCGCGACATGCTGGTGCGCGTGCTCGATGGCGGCCGCATCGCGCTTTCCATTGGCTTTGTCGCCACCTTCATCGCGATCATCATCGGCGTCACCTGGGGCGCCACCGCGGGCTACGTCGGCGGCAAGGTCGATATGGTGATGATGCGCATCGTCGACGTGCTCTACGGCTTTCCAACGCTAGCCTTCGTCATCGTGCTGCAGGCCACCTTTGGCGCCAAGGGCACGTTCGTGTTGTTTGCGGTCATCGGCGCCATCTCATGGCTCAATATGGCGCGCATCGTGCGGGCGCAGGTGCTGAGCCTGCGCCACCGCGAATTCGTCGAGGCGGCGCGCTCGCTCGGCGCTAATAATGAGCGCATCTTGTTTTTGCACATCGTGCCCAACGTGCTCGGGGTGGTGATCATCTACGCCACGCTGTCGATGCCGCACATTATGCTGACCGAGGCCTTTCTCTCTTACATCGGCCTCGGCGTTCAGGCGCCCGCATCGTCGTGGGGCACGCTCGTCACCGAGGGCAGCGCCTATGTGCTCGCGTATCCGTGGCTGCTCATTGGCCCCGGCGTCGCGATGTCGAGCACGATTTTCGCGCTTAACTTTTTGGGCGATGGTCTGCGCGACGCGCTGGATCCAAAATCGCTTAAAGCCTAA
- a CDS encoding DUF3109 family protein: MRVALAHSRFRFVDKNIFVRRIVADCMTHACHIREEGRHMPDACCQYGADVDVGERDRIMARADELKQILRPAARDAAWFTTSEVVDADFPSGRHVRTAKLGDGCVFLQHDARGCAIHRASIENNWDFRGVKPNICRLFPLSYDSEGIVISDDYVDYSCAVLPDAPTLYRNGRDLLAELFGPELIAELDRHEQTSLRVIA; the protein is encoded by the coding sequence GTGCGCGTCGCCCTTGCCCATTCACGCTTCCGCTTCGTCGACAAGAATATATTCGTGCGCCGCATCGTCGCCGATTGCATGACGCATGCCTGCCATATCCGCGAGGAAGGCCGTCACATGCCCGATGCGTGCTGTCAGTACGGCGCCGACGTCGATGTCGGCGAGCGCGATCGCATCATGGCGCGCGCCGATGAGCTCAAGCAAATCCTGCGCCCCGCGGCGCGCGACGCGGCGTGGTTTACCACCAGCGAAGTCGTCGACGCCGACTTTCCGTCGGGCCGCCACGTGCGCACCGCGAAGCTGGGCGATGGCTGCGTCTTTCTGCAACACGACGCGCGCGGCTGCGCCATTCACCGCGCCTCAATCGAAAACAATTGGGATTTCCGTGGCGTCAAGCCCAACATCTGCCGCCTGTTTCCGCTTTCTTACGACAGCGAAGGCATCGTCATCTCTGACGACTACGTCGACTATTCGTGCGCCGTGCTGCCCGACGCGCCGACGCTGTACCGCAACGGCCGCGACTTGCTCGCCGAACTCTTTGGCCCTGAGCTCATAGCCGAGCTCGATCGCCACGAGCAGACGTCGCTGCGGGTGATCGCGTAG
- a CDS encoding S-adenosylmethionine decarboxylase, translating to MNGGWEWIVDGEHALASRLGDLPAMQRLADAVVEALGLQVIGVPQWHQFPGPGGVTGLYLLSESHFTVHTFPESGVITVNLYSCRERTLAERAVVARALRMLVEEAAAAKTVRLTELRRGVLP from the coding sequence ATGAACGGCGGCTGGGAGTGGATTGTCGACGGCGAGCACGCCCTAGCCTCACGCCTCGGCGACTTGCCCGCGATGCAGCGGCTGGCGGACGCGGTCGTTGAGGCGCTTGGGCTGCAGGTCATCGGTGTGCCGCAATGGCATCAATTCCCGGGGCCCGGCGGCGTAACCGGTTTGTACTTGTTATCTGAATCCCATTTCACCGTGCATACGTTTCCGGAGAGCGGCGTGATTACGGTCAATCTCTATAGCTGTCGCGAGCGCACCTTGGCCGAGCGTGCCGTGGTCGCGCGCGCGCTGCGCATGTTGGTGGAAGAAGCCGCGGCGGCCAAGACCGTGCGGTTAACCGAACTGCGGCGAGGCGTGTTGCCGTGA
- a CDS encoding ABC transporter permease: protein MTLGMIYAGTVARLAREGMIETLGQDFIRTAKAKGVGAPAMLVRHALRIGVTPVVTYIAPALSALITGSFVIEKIFQIPGLGFYFVASVGDRDYEVLSGLLVFYVSLVVVANLIVDILYGVLDPRVRSAR, encoded by the coding sequence GTGACGCTCGGCATGATCTACGCCGGCACCGTGGCGCGTTTGGCGCGCGAGGGCATGATCGAAACCTTAGGCCAAGACTTCATCCGCACCGCCAAGGCCAAGGGCGTCGGCGCGCCGGCCATGTTGGTGCGCCACGCGCTGCGCATTGGCGTCACGCCGGTGGTGACCTATATCGCCCCGGCCCTGTCAGCGCTTATCACTGGCTCCTTCGTGATCGAAAAGATCTTTCAGATTCCGGGCCTTGGCTTTTACTTCGTCGCTAGCGTCGGCGACCGCGACTACGAAGTCCTCAGCGGGCTCTTGGTCTTTTACGTCTCCCTCGTGGTCGTCGCCAACCTCATCGTCGATATTCTCTATGGCGTGCTCGATCCACGCGTCAGGAGCGCGCGATGA
- a CDS encoding ABC transporter permease yields MAVGGDAMMRLIAMRLLGGVGVLFVVATMSFFILRAAPGGPFDTEATQSVEARRNQEARFGLDQPLAVQYKMFLGKLVTGTLQSNKRTQTVGELITEHVGYSATLGSLAMLFAVLFGTTLGVIAAWKRNTWLDHGLMSTALIGISIPSFVLAPIFILVFAL; encoded by the coding sequence TTGGCAGTCGGCGGTGACGCCATGATGCGCCTCATCGCCATGCGGCTGCTCGGCGGCGTCGGGGTGCTCTTCGTCGTCGCGACCATGTCGTTTTTTATCTTGCGCGCGGCGCCCGGCGGCCCATTTGATACCGAGGCCACGCAAAGCGTCGAGGCGAGGCGCAACCAGGAGGCTCGCTTTGGCCTCGATCAACCGCTCGCGGTGCAATACAAAATGTTCCTCGGCAAGCTCGTGACGGGCACGCTGCAGTCAAACAAGCGCACGCAAACCGTGGGCGAGCTGATCACGGAGCATGTTGGCTACAGCGCCACCCTTGGCTCCCTCGCCATGCTGTTCGCCGTGCTTTTTGGCACCACGCTCGGCGTGATCGCGGCGTGGAAGCGCAACACCTGGCTCGACCACGGGCTGATGTCCACGGCGCTCATTGGCATCTCCATTCCGTCGTTTGTTTTAGCGCCAATCTTTATTCTCGTTTTTGCGCTGTAG
- a CDS encoding Zn-dependent oligopeptidase, producing MDPAIASPTAAPEAILATCRQGIAEAQTALAEVLATKAAPSVATTLEKYNDLGIALGKSMAMAGLFSEVHPSEAVREAARTCEQEGSKFASELSLNRDLYDVLVAIDVSKENADTKRFVEFTLRDFRRAGVDKDAATRDRLKAIDEEMTKLSQDFSKRLAEDTRSIEIDPKELAGLPADYVAAHAPGPSGKVTITTDYPDYLPFMSYAESDSAKKAIYIKARTRGGMENEATLAQILGLRAEKAKILGFANWADYITADKMIGSGKNARDFIERVWKLADKRADRDYKELLAQLQQTDKKAKAVGDWQKTLLEEQVKTAKYKVSSQDVRQYFAYDTVLAGLLDITSTIYDIEYLPVPGAVTWHADVKVFDVVRKSTRQDVGRIYLDMHPREGKYKHAAQFTVRDGVAGRVRPEGVLVCNFPQPKGDDVGLMEHDDVVTMFHEFGHLMHHVLGGGQRWVRQSGVATEWDFVEAPSQMFEEWAWSYQTLARFAKHYKTGEVIPEALVGQMRKANKFGLGTQVAQQMFYASLALTFHSEDPSKLKQLDTVKRLQDKYTPFRYVEGTHFHTTFGHLVGYSAMYYTYMWSLVIAKDLLTPFAKNGLLDPTATAAYRDKILAPGGTKDAADLVKDFLGRPYSFAAFEKYLSE from the coding sequence ATGGATCCCGCCATCGCATCGCCAACTGCCGCACCCGAAGCCATTCTTGCCACGTGCCGCCAAGGCATCGCCGAGGCGCAGACGGCGCTCGCCGAGGTGCTCGCCACCAAGGCCGCACCGTCGGTGGCAACGACGCTTGAAAAATACAACGACCTCGGCATCGCGCTGGGTAAGTCGATGGCGATGGCGGGGCTGTTTAGCGAGGTGCACCCGAGCGAGGCCGTGCGCGAGGCCGCGCGCACCTGCGAGCAAGAGGGCTCCAAATTCGCCAGCGAGCTCTCGCTCAATCGCGATCTCTATGATGTGCTGGTGGCCATCGACGTCAGCAAGGAAAACGCGGACACGAAACGCTTTGTCGAGTTTACGCTGCGCGATTTTCGCCGCGCCGGCGTTGACAAAGACGCCGCCACCCGCGATCGCCTCAAGGCGATTGACGAGGAAATGACCAAGCTGTCGCAAGATTTTTCCAAGCGCCTCGCCGAGGACACGCGCTCGATCGAAATTGATCCGAAAGAGCTCGCTGGCCTGCCTGCCGACTACGTCGCGGCGCATGCGCCGGGGCCAAGCGGCAAGGTGACGATTACCACCGACTATCCCGACTACCTGCCGTTCATGAGCTATGCCGAGAGCGATAGCGCCAAGAAAGCGATTTATATCAAGGCGCGCACCCGCGGCGGCATGGAGAACGAAGCCACCCTCGCCCAGATTCTGGGGCTGCGCGCCGAGAAAGCCAAGATCTTGGGCTTTGCCAACTGGGCGGACTATATCACCGCCGACAAGATGATTGGCTCGGGCAAAAATGCGCGCGACTTTATCGAGCGCGTGTGGAAGCTCGCCGACAAGCGCGCCGACCGCGATTACAAGGAGCTGCTGGCGCAACTGCAACAAACCGACAAAAAGGCGAAAGCCGTCGGCGATTGGCAAAAGACGCTATTGGAAGAGCAGGTCAAGACCGCCAAATACAAGGTGTCGAGCCAAGATGTCCGCCAATACTTCGCCTACGACACCGTGCTCGCGGGGCTGCTCGACATCACCTCGACCATCTACGACATCGAGTATCTGCCCGTGCCGGGCGCCGTGACGTGGCACGCCGACGTCAAAGTGTTTGACGTCGTCCGCAAGAGCACGCGCCAGGACGTCGGTCGCATCTACCTGGACATGCACCCGCGCGAGGGCAAGTACAAGCACGCCGCGCAGTTCACCGTGCGCGACGGCGTCGCCGGCCGCGTCCGCCCCGAGGGCGTGCTCGTCTGCAACTTTCCACAACCTAAAGGCGACGACGTTGGCCTCATGGAGCACGACGACGTCGTCACCATGTTCCACGAATTTGGTCACCTCATGCATCACGTGCTCGGCGGAGGCCAGCGTTGGGTGCGCCAAAGCGGCGTCGCCACCGAGTGGGATTTTGTCGAGGCGCCATCGCAAATGTTCGAAGAATGGGCGTGGAGCTACCAAACGCTGGCGCGCTTTGCCAAGCACTACAAGACCGGCGAAGTGATTCCCGAGGCGCTGGTTGGCCAAATGCGCAAGGCCAACAAGTTTGGCCTTGGCACGCAAGTGGCGCAGCAGATGTTCTATGCCTCGCTGGCGCTGACGTTTCACAGCGAGGACCCAAGCAAGCTTAAGCAGCTCGACACGGTCAAGCGTCTGCAAGATAAGTACACGCCGTTTCGCTACGTCGAGGGCACGCACTTTCACACCACGTTTGGCCACCTGGTTGGCTATTCGGCGATGTACTACACGTATATGTGGTCGCTGGTGATCGCCAAAGACCTGCTCACGCCGTTTGCGAAAAATGGTCTGCTCGATCCGACCGCCACCGCGGCGTATCGCGACAAGATCTTGGCGCCAGGTGGCACCAAGGACGCGGCCGATTTGGTCAAGGACTTCTTGGGGCGGCCGTACAGCTTCGCCGCGTTCGAGAAATATCTAAGCGAGTAA
- a CDS encoding DUF1801 domain-containing protein has product MHKDIKAYNTALAKPDREICNLLASELSRNLPAAESKVWHGHPVWFLDGNPIVGYDKLKDCVRLMFWSGQSFDEPKLIATGTFKAAEARYTAVDQIKLTVLARWVKKSQTIQWDYKNIVKRKGKLERLK; this is encoded by the coding sequence ATGCACAAAGACATCAAGGCGTACAACACCGCCCTGGCTAAGCCTGATCGCGAGATTTGCAACCTGCTCGCGAGTGAGCTTTCGCGCAACTTGCCCGCGGCCGAAAGCAAGGTCTGGCATGGCCACCCCGTGTGGTTCCTGGATGGCAACCCCATCGTTGGCTACGACAAGCTCAAGGACTGCGTGCGCCTCATGTTTTGGAGCGGTCAGTCATTTGATGAGCCAAAGCTAATCGCCACCGGCACCTTTAAGGCCGCGGAGGCGCGCTACACCGCCGTCGATCAAATTAAGCTGACCGTGCTCGCGCGCTGGGTGAAAAAATCCCAGACGATCCAATGGGATTACAAAAACATCGTCAAGCGTAAAGGCAAGCTCGAGCGGTTGAAGTGA